ATTTCAGACGGCATGCCAGGGTTCCCAATAAATAAACAGTTATGCACCCAAGCTACTTTCCTGCCCATGATGGTACTAACGGCGTTAAAACAAAACACCCTGCCGCTTTTCCAACAGCAGGGTGCCTCACGCAAACAAACCGGCGGATTACGCGCCCAAGAACCAGAATTTTGCCGCCCACAACACGGCAACGATCCAAACCATAGGCGGTACGTCTTTTGCACGGTTGCACAGTAATTTAATTACGGCATAGCTGATAAAGCCCATCGCGATACCGTCAGCAATCGAGTAAGAGAAAGGCATGAAAACAATAGTCAGGAAAGCCGGAGCGGCCTCAGTCAAATCATTCCAATCGATTTCCACCGCGCTGCGCATCATCTGCACGCCCACATACAGCAAAGCCGGAGCCGTTGCAAAAGCAGGCACGCTTTGAGCCAATGGCGAGAACCACAAGCAGGCCAACATTAACACACCCACCGTCACCGCAGTCAAACCGGTACGGCCGCCTGCAGACACACCGGCCGCACTTTCAACATAAGGCGTAATCGAAGAAGTTCCCAACGTCGCACCGGCCACAATCGCAGTCGAATCGGCAAACAGAGCACGTTTCAAGCGGGGTAATTTACCGTCCTGCAACAAACCTGCACGGTGCGATACGCCGACCAGCGTACCGGTACTGTCGAACAAATCCACCAGAAAGAAAACGAAAATCACACTGATCATGCTGGCAGTAAACAAGCCGTTAAAGTCCATCTGCATAAAGGTCGGCGCCACACTCGGCACACTGCCGACCACGCCTTTAAACTCGGCCAAACCCATAGCAATCGCGATAACGGTAATTGCCAAAATACTCAAAATAATGGCACCACGAACACGGTAATAATCCAACATCACAATCATCACGAAGCCCAGCATGGCCAACAAAGCAGCCGGGTTGTGCACATCGCCCATACTCACCAAAGTAGCCGGATTGGCAACGATAACTCCCGCTCCTTTCAAAGCAATCAACGCCAAAAACAAGCCGACACCGGCAGCAATCGACATTTTCAAAGACATCGGCAACGCATTGACAATCGCCTCGCGCACTTTGAAAAAGCTAAACAGGATAAAAATCAAACCGGACATAAATACGGCGCCCAATGCAATCTGCCAAGGCACGCCCATGCCTTTAACAACAGCATAAGTGAAATAAGCATTCAAGCCCATGCCGGGAGCCAAAGCAATCGGATAATTGGCAAACAGCCCCATAATAAAGCAGCCGATGGCCGCAGAAATACAGGTGGCCACGAATACCGCACCGATATCCATGCCTGTTTCAGACAAAATCAGCGGGTTGACAATGACGATATAGCACATTGTCAGGAAGGTAGTCAGACCGGCCAGCAGCTCGGTACGGACACTGGTGCCATGCTCACTCAATTTGAATAAGCGTTCGAACAAATTCGGATTAGACGGGTTGCTCATAATCGATTTTCAAATACAAAAGATAAAAAAGGATACCGATTATAACGAATTTTAACATTCCCCATACCGGCATTGCGCCGATTCCTAAGCAAATATCGGCTAAAACCCGACGCATCCGATAAAAACAGCAAACAAGTGTTGTATTTTTATTTCAAAACCACCGGACGTATTCGACCATTTAATTCAGCCATTTATAAATAAATTTACATACACATCTGTATTTTTACATGCAAAGGCCGTTTGAAAATTGCCCCTATCCACATAACTCATTAAAATAAAAAAATTTTCAAGAACCGCCTATTCGGTATGACAACTCCATTTATCGAAATGA
Above is a genomic segment from Neisseria weaveri containing:
- a CDS encoding NCS2 family permease, with product MSNPSNPNLFERLFKLSEHGTSVRTELLAGLTTFLTMCYIVIVNPLILSETGMDIGAVFVATCISAAIGCFIMGLFANYPIALAPGMGLNAYFTYAVVKGMGVPWQIALGAVFMSGLIFILFSFFKVREAIVNALPMSLKMSIAAGVGLFLALIALKGAGVIVANPATLVSMGDVHNPAALLAMLGFVMIVMLDYYRVRGAIILSILAITVIAIAMGLAEFKGVVGSVPSVAPTFMQMDFNGLFTASMISVIFVFFLVDLFDSTGTLVGVSHRAGLLQDGKLPRLKRALFADSTAIVAGATLGTSSITPYVESAAGVSAGGRTGLTAVTVGVLMLACLWFSPLAQSVPAFATAPALLYVGVQMMRSAVEIDWNDLTEAAPAFLTIVFMPFSYSIADGIAMGFISYAVIKLLCNRAKDVPPMVWIVAVLWAAKFWFLGA